From Camelina sativa cultivar DH55 chromosome 7, Cs, whole genome shotgun sequence, one genomic window encodes:
- the LOC104700076 gene encoding uncharacterized protein LOC104700076, translating to MSKREEKQELPVETSPYTKYEDIEDYKKNAYGTSGHQEVKPGQGGGTTDAPTLSGSGAPSAVDSANQQAKK from the coding sequence atgtcgaagagagaagagaaacaagagTTGCCAGTAGAAACAAGTCCATACACCAAGTACGAAGATATAGAAGATTACAAAAAGAATGCTTATGGGACTTCTGGTCACCAAGAGGTTAAGCCAGGCCAAGGCGGCGGCACAACCGACGCACCGACCCTCTCTGGTAGTGGTGCACCCTCCGCCGTAGATTCCGCTAATCAACAAGCTAAGAAGTGA
- the LOC104700077 gene encoding MLO-like protein 5 encodes MAGGGGGSTSGEGPRELDQTPTWAVSTVCGVIILISIVLELMIHKIGEVFTERRKKALYEALQKIKNELMVLGFISLLLTFGQNYIASLCVASRYGHAMSFCGPYDGPSGDYKKPKTTDHLQRRVLADASPAECKKGYVPLISLNALHQVHIFIFFLAVFHVIYSAITMMLGRAKIRGWKVWEEEVIHEHEMMNDPSRFRLTHETSFVREHVNPWAKNRFSFYVMCFFRQMLRSVRKSDYLTMRHGFISVHLAPGMKFNFQKYIKRSLEDDFKVVVGIRPELWAFVMLFLLFDVHGWYVTAVITMIPPVLTLAIGTKLQAIISDMALEIQERHAVIQGMPLVNVSDRHFWLSRPALVLHIIHFILFQNAFEITYFFWIWYEFGLRSCFHHHFALIIIRVALGVGVQFLCSYITLPLYALVTQMGSTMKRSVFDEQTSKALKNWHKNAKKKSETSGQMQSPMPNLRPKTVGDIESAAPANITASVDVKEGDQSRKPDDNLSGP; translated from the exons ATGgctggaggaggaggtggtAGCACTTCTGGAGAAGGCCCTAGAGAGCTCGATCAGACTCCGACATGGGCCGTGTCCACTGTTTGTGGCGTTATCATCTTAATCTCTATCGTTCTAGAGCTCATGATTCACAAAATCGGAgag GTCTTCAcggaaagaaggaaaaaagctTTGTACGAAGCTCTTCAAAAGATCAAGAACG AGCTAATGGTTTTAGGATTCATTTCTCTGTTACTAACATTTGGACAAAACTACATAGCGAGCTTGTGTGTTGCTTCAAGATACGGCCATGCGATGTCCTTTTGTGGTCCGTACGATGGTCCAAGTGGTGACTATAAGAAGCCAAAGACTACCGACCACTTACAGCGCCGTGTTTTAGCCGATGCTTCTCCAGCTGAGTGCAAGAAG GGTTATGTGCCGCTTATATCACTCAATGCGTTGCATCAAGTGCATATCTTCATATTCTTCTTGGCTGTGTTTCATGTCATTTATAGTGCCATTACCATGATGCTTGGAAGAGCAAAG ATTCGTGGATGGAAAGTATGGGAGGAAGAAGTCATACATGAACACGAAATGATGAATG ACCCTTCAAGATTTAGGCTAACACACGAGACATCATTTGTTCGAGAGCATGTCAATCCTTGGGCCAAAAACAGATTCTCCTTCTACGTT ATGTGTTTTTTTCGTCAAATGCTGAGATCTGTCAGAAAATCTGATTATTTGACGATGCGTCATGGGTTCATAAGT GTCCATTTGGCACCTGGGATGAAGtttaatttccaaaaatacatCAAAAGGTCATTGGAAGACGACTTTAAGGTAGTCGTGGGAATAAG ACCCGAGCTATGGGCCTTTGTAATGCTCTTTCTACTCTTTGATGTTCACG GGTGGTATGTTACTGCTGTGATCACCATGATTCCACCAGTT TTGACATTAGCTATAGGAACCAAGCTTCAGGCCATCATATCAGACATGGCGTTGGAGATTCAGGAGAGACACGCGGTGATACAAGGGATGCCACTTGTCAATGTCTCTGACCGGCATTTCTGGTTAAGTCGTCCTGCCTTAGTCCTCCATATCATCCACTTCATTCTCTTCCAG AATGCCTTTGAGATCACCTACTTCTTCTGGATATGG TATGAGTTCGGGTTACGGTCCTGTTTTCATCACCATTTCGCGCTCATAATCATACGTGTGGCTCTCGG GGTGGGAGTACAATTTCTATGCAGTTACATCACTCTTCCTCTTTACGCTCTTGTTACTCAG atgggATCAACGATGAAGCGATCAGTGTTTGATGAGCAAACGTCTAAGGCGTTAAAGAATTGGCATAAGAATGCAAAGAAAAAGAGTGAAACGTCAGGTCAAATGCAGTCTCCAATGCCTAATCTCCGACCTAAAACCGTCGGCGATATAGAGTCTGCAGCTCCGGCCAACATCACGGCTAGTGTTGATGTTAAGGAAGGAGATCAATCTCGTAAACCTGATGACAATTTAAGCGGTCCCTAA